The stretch of DNA GTTGAGGGCTGTAGCGCGCCTAATCGAACAGCCAAATTCAATATCAAAGATGAGTTAACTGACTACTCGGCAAAAGTGAAGATTGAAATCGTCTGTAACGATGAGATTGCAGAAGTCCTGATGGACCGTATCGTGACTATTTGCCAAACAGGCCAAGTAGGGGACGGTGTAGTGTGGTGTACTGAGGTGCCGAAGGCTTTCTTCATCTCTAAAACTTCTGTATAGCTATCCCCTTCAATTCTTCGGTATGATGTTTTGGGTAAGTTGCTAAATTATTGCCAATCATCTTGGAGGCTAGTTTGAAAAATATCATCGATCGCATTGATCACATTGTTCTGACTGTGACTGATATTGAGCTCACGACTCAGTGGTATGAAAAAGCATTGGGTTTTGAGCGTGAGTTTTTTACTGGCCCAGAAGGTCAGCCGCGTTATTCATTGCGATTCGGGCAGTTAAAAATCAACCTTCAGGATAAAGATACTGAGACGCCTACCAAGGCTAAAGTGCCCACGATAGGTTCGGGAGACTTTTGTTTAATTTCAGGAATTCCCTTGGATGACTTCATTGCACATCTTCAGAAACATAGTGTTGCTATTGATGTTGGTCCAGTACCTAGACGAGGTGCCCTTGGACCCATTCGTTCGGTCTACTTGCGCGACCCAGACAATAATCTCGTAGAGGTTGCTGAATACGTCTAGTGTTGATCTGGATCTGATATGCCCAACTGGCGCGCAAGATCCAGAAAGTCTTTTGCATGGTAATTAGTGAACTGTTCTACATGCAGATCATTGCGCAAATGATTTTTACCAAACTCCAGTGGGCGCTCAATAAATGCTGTTTGTAATCCACAGGCATGGGCAGCCTCTAGATCATCCTTATGCGCTGCAACCAACATGACTTCTACAGCAGTCAGGTTAAAGATGTCAGCTACACCCAAATAGGTTTCGGGGTCTGGTTTGTAATGACGGAAAACTTCAGCCGAAAGAATTAAGTCCCATGGCAAGCCTGCATTCTTTGCCATGTCAGCTAATAAGCCCATATTACCATTTGAGAGAGTCACAATCGTGAACTGACTTTTAAGTTTGTGTAGACCCTCAACAGCCTCTGGCCAGGGATTGAGTCGATGCCAAACAAGATTGAGATGCTGTATTTGATTTTCAGATAAAGAGTGGACTTTAAATGCCTTAAGCACATCAATCAGAATCATGTGATGGAGATCGTCAATTTTGGTCCAAGGTAGTTCGCCAGAGCGTACCCGAGCCATAGCTGGCCTATAACCTTGGCGCCAGGCTGTAGCAAAGGCATCGGGATCAACCGGAAGCCCTAGTCGAGTGACTTCTGCGGCTATGGAGCCATGCCAGTCAACAACGGTGCCAAATACATCAAATGCCAGTACCTTAGGTGCTTTATTCATGAGGGAGATTCTTGCTTGCTATGAGGCTTTTGTCAAACAAGCGGCCCACACAGAAATTGCTGGGAGTTGATAAAATATCCAATGCCCCCAAAGGGGCCATTGCATCTAACAAGGATTGAATATGGGTGGTATTTCTCAGTGGGAGCAGCTTAACGTTGAGCTCACAGCGGCTCTTGGAAGCTCCGTTCATTTTGATACGGCTCATCAGGCGGTTTATGCCTCAGAGGCTTCTAATTATCGTCAAATTCCGATTGGGGTTGTGACTCCGAAAAATACTGAAGAATTTGTCAAAGGTATCGAGATTTGTCATCGCAACAAGGCTCCGGTACTCATGCGTGGCGCCGGCACCTCCATGAATGGCCAGACGGTCAATAATGCGGTGGTCTTTGATATCTCAAAGTATTGCAACCACATTCTTTCCTTAGATCCTGCGGCTGGTAATGCTGTTGTTGAACCCGGAGTCATTTGTGATTCACTACGTGATGCTGCTGAATTGCATGGCTTAACTTTTGCCCCAGATCCTTCTACCCATAGCCGCTGTACCTTAGGCGGTATGGTCGCTAATAATTCTTGCGGTGCCCATTCTGTGATGGCAGGCAAGACGCTGGAGAATACCGAAGCTTTAGAAATTCTGACTTACGATGGTGAGCGTTTTTGGGTGGGCCCAACATCCGATCAGGAGTTACAAGAAATCATTGCTGCTGGTGGACGTAAAGGTCAGATCTATCAAGACTTGCTGACTTTACGTGATCGCTATGCTGATCTCATTCGTGCGCGCTTCCCGAATATTAAGCGTCGCGTCTCTGGTTACAACTTAGATCAACTCTTGCCAGAAAATGGATTTAACGTTGCCAAGGCTTTGGTCGGGACCGAGGGGACCTGTGCATTAACACTCGCTGCTAAGGTGAGGTTGGTGAAGAGCCCTGCTAAACGTGTTGTGTTGGTATTGGGATTCGAGGACATTTACGTGGCAGGTGATGCTGTACCCGAGTATCAATCTTTTAACCCCATTGCAATCGAAGGCCTGGATTACAAAATCATCCGCGGTTTGCAAGAGCGGAATTTAGCAAAAGCGGAGATCGACTTATTACCAACTGGAAATGCTTGGGTAGTTGTGGAGTTCGGTGACGATACCGTTGAAGGTGCAATTGCTCAGGCTGAAAAAGCGCAGGAGTATTTCAAAACAAGAACTAAAGGCCCCAGTCCGTCGACTTGGTTAGAGTCCGATCCATTAGTGCAAAAGCGCATTTGGTCGATTCGTGAAAATGGCGCATCTGCTACCCATTTATCCATTGATCCAAATTCTCCTGACCCAGTAGTGGGATGGGAGGACGCTGCGGTTGATCCAGCTCGCTTAGGGGAGTACCTGCGAGCTTTCCAGAAATTAGTGGACTCATACGAGTATGAAACTTCGCTCTATGGACACTTTGGAGATGGATGTATCCATGCACGTATTACTTTTAACTTTCGATCCGCAGAGGGTGTTGCCAAATTTAGATCTTTTATTCGTGACGCGGCAACCTTAGTAGTTGCATTTGGTGGCTCGCTTACAGGTGAGCATGGTGACGGTCAGGCCAGAGCAGAATTCCTCCCCATTATGTTTGGTGAAGAGTTGATGGGCGCGATGCATGAGTTCAAACGCATTTGGGATCCTCAAAACAAACTCAATCCTGGCAAAGTAGTTCACCCTTACCGCGTAGATGAGAATCTGCGTATGGGCCCAGAATACAAAATCGTCAATATCAAGACGCGTCTGAATTTCTTGAGCCAAGAGGGCAATGGCTTTCAGAGGGCGGTTGAGCGTTGCGTTGGTATGGGCAAGTGCCGTAGTGAAAAAGTAGGCACGATGTGTCCAAGTTATCGCGCTACAAAAGAAGAACGTTTCTCTACTCGTGGACGCTCAAGACTCTTTTGGGAAATGATCCAGGGTGAAGTGATTCAAGATGGCTGGGAAAGCAAGGAACTTAAAGAAGCTTTAGATACCTGCCTCTCTTGTAAAGGCTGCAAGAGCGACTGTCCAGCTCACGTTGACATGGCTTCCTATAAGGCCGAGTTTTTATCTCACTATCACGAGACCAACAGCAGGCCTCGTCAAGCCCTCACTATGGGCCGCATTGGCGATTGGGCGCCATTGGCCAGCAAGTTTTCTTGGCTGCTAAATGGCATTATGCAAACACCCATCATCTCTAGTCTTGCCAAATGGGTTGGTGGCGTGGCGCAAGAGCGTAGCCTGCCTAAATTTGCAAGCCAGTCATTTAGGAAGCAATTTAAGCCAACAAAGAATGCAAATATTGGCCAGAAGAAAGTCATTCTGTGGGTAGATACATTCTGCGAGCATTTTCATCCAGAGGTTGCTAATGCAGCTGTTGAGGTACTTGCCCATGCAGGCTTTGAAGCGACCTTACCAAAAACGCCTCTATGCTGTGGCCGCCCTTTATATGACTTTGGATATTTAGATCTTGCTAAACAGAAGCTAGAGAAAATTCTAGATGCAATCGGAAGTGAGATTAATGAAAATCCCAATTCCCCTATTGCAGTAGTCGGTCTTGAGCCAGGCTGTATGTCGGTATTTAAAGATGAATTGCTGAAGTTTTTCCCGAATGATCCAAGGGCAACTCTTTTAGCATCGAGTAACTATTTATTAGGGGATTTCTTGCATGAGCAGGGCTATATCCCGCCACCGCTGGACTGCAATGTCCTAGTCCATTCACATTGTCATCAGAAATCACTATTTGGCACTAAGGGTGATATAGCCTTATTAGCCGCTTTGGGTGCTAAAGCAAACTTCATTGATAGTGGTTGCTGTGGCATGGCTGGTTCATTTGGATTTAATCCAGAGCATGTTGGAATATCCAAAGCGGTTGGTGAACTAGTGTTGCTACCAGCAATTCGAGCCGCCGAGCAAGAGACCATCATTCTGACTAATGGCTTTAGTTGTAGAGAGCAGATTGAGCAAGAAACTGGTCGCAAGGTAAAGCACCTAGCGGAGTTGCTGCTGATGGCGCATCAATCTGAAATATAGTTAGTGGATACTCACTATTGCGCACCCTTCCAATCCAATAATCATGAAGACCATGATTAAATTCCCTAAAGATAGTCTAGATAAAGATAGAATAGTCGTCCAGCGGGAATATTGGAATAAGTAACTTATTGCGCCATTACATAATAGTCAAAGGAATGAAAAATGGTCTTCAAAAAATCACAGTCTATTAAGTTTTTACAGCCCACAATGGAGTCCTTTGAAACAATAGTGGGGCCAGCTACAGAGGTTCATGGGCGAATTGTTGCGAATGAAAGTTTACGCATTGATGGACGCGTAGTTGGAAATATAGAGTCACGCCAAGGAAAAAACGTGAGCATTGCTCTTGGACGTACTGGCATGGTGCAAGGCGATATCAATGCTTTTAGGGTCCTAGTTGCGGGGCGAGTAGAGGGTAATATTTATGCCACTGAGCGCGTGGAGTTGCACGAGGGGGCGGAAGTGCGTGGAGATATTACTTATGGCCAGCTGGGTATTGAGCACGGTGCCAAGTTAAATGGTTTGATGATTTCCAAAAGTGGCGAAGAACCAGAGGGTGCAACTGATTCAACCGCAATTTTCCAGGCAAATTGGAACAAAATTAAAAGTCAATAATTTAGGAATGCATGCTCAAAATATGAAATGAGCCTGTATTTATTCAGTATCGCTAATCTCATCTTTTGGATAGATGTCAGTTTCACCAAAAGAGTGCTTGGTGGAGGGCATGGGGGCATCAATTAGGCGCAGCTCACCACTCAGCTTTGCTCCTTTTTCTACACTCATTTCAGCATATTGAGTAAGACCAGTAATTTTTGCGCTGGATCGAACGTTCAAATGATTCGTAACATTGAGGCCTTGGGTAACTTCACCACGAACTTCAACAACTTCCGCATTAATTCTTCCATTAACAATTCCTGAGGTGTCAACCAAAACTTCTTTAGTGTTCAGTTCACCCTCTACAAGGCCTGCAACCACTGCCATTTCTGGTACCTCAAAGGTCCCCCTGACAATGACCCCTTCGCCTACAAAAAGTGATCCTCTAGGATTGTTATCGGCCATCATATTTCCTGAATAAGTAAGTACATCCTAATAATATAACAATACCAACGACTTGGAAAAAGCTTCACAGGGGCATGTTACTAAGTGAACTTTTAAAATGCAGTTTAATCCTTGGCGCTTGTGGGTATAGATAGTTCCACAAACTGATCCTTTAGGTTCTTAAGAGTAACTATTTTGCTCTCAATTATGGGGAGTTGCGTCTGAAATGTTTGGATTTTTTGCTGGTAAATAATCTCTAAATCGTCCATCTCCTTACGGGAAATGACCCCCCCCATTTGTTTTGCCATTTCTGGGTTGAAGCGGATCGCCACCCTAAAGCCAAAAAAATGGATACTCATGCCAATCAGAATAAATACGCTAAAGGATAAAAGCGCAATCTTAATGACGGTTTTACGGGTAATTTTTATCTGCTTCATGGATGAAGTAGACCCAGAAATCCAAATTAACTGCATTATTAACCCTTAAATTGTCCTGTAAGAATTCTAGCATTGAGGTGCATTGAGGTGCATTGAGGTGCATTGAGATTTTTTCTTTTTTGTAGGCGTATGTAATGATAATTTGATACGATGCTTAATAATGAAGGTTTCATCGTTTTCTAAAAAAGATGTCTTGGGTATTCAAGATAATTTGTGCGTTGCAACAATTTAATGGCGTTACATCAATGCGGCCTCACAAGCACTATGCA from Polynucleobacter duraquae encodes:
- a CDS encoding P-II family nitrogen regulator; the encoded protein is MMEVKAVIRPNKLAALRTALLETPGFPGMTVTKVEGCSAPNRTAKFNIKDELTDYSAKVKIEIVCNDEIAEVLMDRIVTICQTGQVGDGVVWCTEVPKAFFISKTSV
- a CDS encoding haloacid dehalogenase type II yields the protein MNKAPKVLAFDVFGTVVDWHGSIAAEVTRLGLPVDPDAFATAWRQGYRPAMARVRSGELPWTKIDDLHHMILIDVLKAFKVHSLSENQIQHLNLVWHRLNPWPEAVEGLHKLKSQFTIVTLSNGNMGLLADMAKNAGLPWDLILSAEVFRHYKPDPETYLGVADIFNLTAVEVMLVAAHKDDLEAAHACGLQTAFIERPLEFGKNHLRNDLHVEQFTNYHAKDFLDLARQLGISDPDQH
- a CDS encoding FAD-binding and (Fe-S)-binding domain-containing protein: MGGISQWEQLNVELTAALGSSVHFDTAHQAVYASEASNYRQIPIGVVTPKNTEEFVKGIEICHRNKAPVLMRGAGTSMNGQTVNNAVVFDISKYCNHILSLDPAAGNAVVEPGVICDSLRDAAELHGLTFAPDPSTHSRCTLGGMVANNSCGAHSVMAGKTLENTEALEILTYDGERFWVGPTSDQELQEIIAAGGRKGQIYQDLLTLRDRYADLIRARFPNIKRRVSGYNLDQLLPENGFNVAKALVGTEGTCALTLAAKVRLVKSPAKRVVLVLGFEDIYVAGDAVPEYQSFNPIAIEGLDYKIIRGLQERNLAKAEIDLLPTGNAWVVVEFGDDTVEGAIAQAEKAQEYFKTRTKGPSPSTWLESDPLVQKRIWSIRENGASATHLSIDPNSPDPVVGWEDAAVDPARLGEYLRAFQKLVDSYEYETSLYGHFGDGCIHARITFNFRSAEGVAKFRSFIRDAATLVVAFGGSLTGEHGDGQARAEFLPIMFGEELMGAMHEFKRIWDPQNKLNPGKVVHPYRVDENLRMGPEYKIVNIKTRLNFLSQEGNGFQRAVERCVGMGKCRSEKVGTMCPSYRATKEERFSTRGRSRLFWEMIQGEVIQDGWESKELKEALDTCLSCKGCKSDCPAHVDMASYKAEFLSHYHETNSRPRQALTMGRIGDWAPLASKFSWLLNGIMQTPIISSLAKWVGGVAQERSLPKFASQSFRKQFKPTKNANIGQKKVILWVDTFCEHFHPEVANAAVEVLAHAGFEATLPKTPLCCGRPLYDFGYLDLAKQKLEKILDAIGSEINENPNSPIAVVGLEPGCMSVFKDELLKFFPNDPRATLLASSNYLLGDFLHEQGYIPPPLDCNVLVHSHCHQKSLFGTKGDIALLAALGAKANFIDSGCCGMAGSFGFNPEHVGISKAVGELVLLPAIRAAEQETIILTNGFSCREQIEQETGRKVKHLAELLLMAHQSEI
- a CDS encoding bactofilin family protein, which codes for MVFKKSQSIKFLQPTMESFETIVGPATEVHGRIVANESLRIDGRVVGNIESRQGKNVSIALGRTGMVQGDINAFRVLVAGRVEGNIYATERVELHEGAEVRGDITYGQLGIEHGAKLNGLMISKSGEEPEGATDSTAIFQANWNKIKSQ
- a CDS encoding bactofilin family protein, which translates into the protein MMADNNPRGSLFVGEGVIVRGTFEVPEMAVVAGLVEGELNTKEVLVDTSGIVNGRINAEVVEVRGEVTQGLNVTNHLNVRSSAKITGLTQYAEMSVEKGAKLSGELRLIDAPMPSTKHSFGETDIYPKDEISDTE